The following are encoded together in the Pithys albifrons albifrons isolate INPA30051 chromosome 5, PitAlb_v1, whole genome shotgun sequence genome:
- the STBD1 gene encoding starch-binding domain-containing protein 1, protein MARERGPPAEPRAWGWLGAGLWPALFVALLATIVAWFWYGGSDGREGPRPKRGAAEGAGDAEASAGGTAAGEDPAGVPREEMNHVPSEPAEAERLIPKQDATDAREHPDDTAGREEGDVGAQVGQASDGWCVMNLAGPSEENCKDRSEEHPGQPAESRDLDHEEWEVVSEHLVEGEAGRDGSMADSDSREWEQGDCCDGDLRAKRVAAVPPMFQNIHVAFRVHYITHSAAQLIGVTGDHECLGQWHSYVPLKRDKDGFWSECISLPADTRLEWKFILVEDGKVRRWEECGNRTLVTEHEDQIVHQWWGYH, encoded by the exons ATGGCCCGAGAGCGCGGCCCGCCCGCGGAGCCCCGTGCGTGGGGCTGGCTGGGCGCGGGGCTGTGGCCCGCGCTCTTCGTGGCGCTCCTGGCCACCATCGTCGCCTGGTTCTGGTACGGCGGCAGCGACGGGCGAGAGGGGCCGCGGCCGAAGAGAGGAGCGGCGGAGGGCGCAG GGGATGCTGAGGCCAGCGCGGGGGGCACGGCTGCAGGAGAGGATCCGGCGGGAGTGCCCAGGGAAGAGATGAACCATGTCCCGAGTGAGCCTGCGGAGGCGGAGCGGCTGATCCCGAAGCAGGATGCCACCGACGCCAGGGAGCATCCAGATGATACGGCcggcagggaggaaggggacGTGGGAGCGCAGGTGGGACAGGCAAGTGATGGATGGTGCGTGATGAACTTGGCGGGACCCTCTGAGGAGAACTGTAAGGACAGAAGTGAGGAGCATCCGGGCCAGCCAGCTGAGAGTAGGGACTTGGACCATGAAGAGTGGGAAGTTGTTTCTGAGCACCTGGTCGAGGGGGaggctggcagggatggcagcatGGCAGACTCCGACAGCAGGGAGTGGGAACAAGGAGACTGCTGCGATGGGGACCTGAGGGCCAAGAGGGTTGCAGCCGTGCCCCCCATGTTCCAGAACATCCACGTGGCTTTCCGGGTGCACTACATCACACACTCCGCGGCTCAGCTCATCGGGGTCACCGGGGACCACGAGTGTCTGGGCCAGTGGCACAGCTACGTCCCCCTCAAGCGTGACAAGGATGGCTTCTGGTCCGAGTGCATCAGTCTGCCTGCAGACACCAGACTGGAGTGGAAGTTTATCTTGGTGGAGGACGGGAAGGTCAGACGCTGGGAAGAATGCGGTAACAGGACCCTAGTGACTGAACACGAAGATCAAATTGTTCATCAGTGGTGGGGATACCATTAA
- the CCDC158 gene encoding LOW QUALITY PROTEIN: coiled-coil domain-containing protein 158 (The sequence of the model RefSeq protein was modified relative to this genomic sequence to represent the inferred CDS: deleted 1 base in 1 codon; substituted 1 base at 1 genomic stop codon) translates to MALPRGGGAGGGAGGGAGWPFPGEEEREAALPEAPRGAQTTEQQKISLSLMIADLESKLVEVQLERDALLDIRHKELQRQENEKLQLKKVLFESWNLSTAIVSVLRGLGSEVALLKGKVLLVEEELQALRKDSQTQRELLLQQHQVREQARSPNSADPHQVSDLEPPVSQTGMERMSENKVKELEEQLDPPPSEAAEPHTEQDQYGQESGSLRDQSHQLLVKTNCRKERELSLEKEQNKQFWDWNTDSTITIDQLKTNPNQQLQSMGEAGREMRLRSCREMDEQMSAIKEKNXSIRRSSSLSVQLETTKETLCKAEELAAKQVDLEGAEKTVTGLRACVQEEERALGISSQEIQELHSQPGSRIQELQHLKDGEGCLHEGETLKLQVLEKGRIMESFQQQMGNMSHTVDQHNWTAAAMEVEKSQLIQEINDWKLKAEELKLARDEKEAKIHELEARLSKLELEKAQLVNTSTERLQALHDVQQAKDQLMDELQAGRRDLAGLAEAFEGLEKDYQGEIEGMGDTTKRLKMQLKCAQAELKQARTALKTKERSAGSAPEAAARMQRQITAERGQRDALQSKLKFLEEAMAHTAKGRQYLSRENCKLSEKLSWIRAENIRISGELEILRSQDKQLKERLSKMETALDKAALQFAECQGTVQCQEQQLMHLRLQHTLDIKELQGPGYSSAAALGRILSKLGIFKEEPLQDLKKILQELASSDSATPSVDLGGNGGRKSPVAPLRSAGHLSCSHTADLQSQDVSLPFTSPGSASICSAAPCSTSSPRKVSWEERDRAKSPVHLLLTTGLVCRASPEHRAGMLLPPGMLALQGEQPQPPTQLDNLEWPFKFYFVVVVIINIFPPASQPMEIGNHSPRRLQNKMESLENLVESLQIKNQATSPVPRTWEVKTKKSKEKEKKLSQVKTPLQ, encoded by the exons ATGGCCCTTCCCCGGGGAGGAGGAGCGGGAGGCGGCGCGGGAGGCGGCGCGGGATGGCCCTTCCCCGGGGAGGAGGAGCGGGAGGCGGCGCTGCCCGAGGCGCCCCGGGGAGCGCAG ACCACTGAGCAGCAGAAAATCAGTTTAAGTCTGATGATTGCTGACTTAGAGAGCAAACTGGTGGAAGTGCAGTTGGAAAGGGATGCCCTTCTGGATA tcAGGCACAAGGAATTGCAGAGGCAAGAGAATGAAAAGCTACAGCTGAAAAAAGTGCTATTTGAGAGCTGGAA CCTGAGCACAGCAATTGTCAGTGTCCTGAGAGGtttgggctctgaggtggcacTTCTCAAAGGAAAGGTGCTCCTG GTGGAAGAGGAACTTCAGGCACTGAGAAAAGATTCACAGACCCAGAGAGAGCTTTTGCTTCAGCAGCATCAAGTCAG GGAACAAGCAAGATCCCCAAATTCAGCAGATCCACATCAAGTCAGTGACTTGGAACCCCCAGTTTCTCAAACTGG AATGGAGAGGATGTCTGAGAAcaag gTCAAAGAACTTGAGGAGCAGTTGGACCCACCTCCTTCTGAGGCAGCAGAACCTCACACAGAACAGGATCAGTATGGCCAAGAATCTGGAAGTCTGAGGGACCAGAGTCATCAATTGCTGGTAAAAACAA ATtgtagaaaagaaagagaactaagcctagaaaaagagcaaaacaagCAATTTTGGGACTGGAACACAGACAGCACCATCACCATAGACCAGctcaaaaccaacccaaaccagcagctgcagagcatgggagaggcagggagggaaatgaggctgaggagctgcagagaaatGGA TGAACAA ATGTCTGCaattaaggagaaaaattaaagcattaGAAGAAGCTCCTCTTTGAGTGTCCAGCTGGAGACAACCAAGGAAACACTTTGTAAAGCTGAAGAACTTGCAGCCAAACAGGTGGATTTGGAGGGTGCTGAGAAAACAGTGACAGGTCTGAGGGCCTgtgtgcaggaggaggagagagccCTGGGGATcagcagccagga gatCCAGGAGCTtcattcccagcctggcagcaggatCCAGGAGCTCCAGCATCTGAAGGATGGAGAGGGCTGCTTGCATGAGGGTGAGACACTGAAACTGCAGGtgttggagaagggaaggatcaTGGAGAGCTTCCAACAGCAAATGGGTAACATGTCCCACACTGTGGACCAGCACAACTGGACTGCAGCAGCAATGGAAGTGGAGAAGTCCCAGCTTATACAGGAAATAAATGACTGGAAGCTCAAAGCAGAAGAGCTCAAG CTTGCAAGGGATGAGAAAGAAGCCAAAATCCATGAACTGGAGGCCAGACTGAGCAAGCTGGAGCTGGAAAAGGCTCAGCTGGTTAACACATCCACAGAGAGGCTCCAGGCTCTTCACGATGTGCAACAGGCAAAGGACCAGCTCATGGATGAACTCCAGGCTGGTAGGAGAGACCTCGCTGGCCTGGCAG AGGCATTTGAAGGTTTGGAGAAGGATTACCAGGGTGAGATCGAGGGGATGGGAGACACTACAAAGAGActgaaaatgcagctgaaatGTGCCCAAGCTGAGCTGAAACAGGCCAGGACTGCTCTGAAAACTAAGGAGAGATCTGCTGGCAGTG CTCCGGAAGCTGCAGCGAGAATGCAGAGGCAGATCACAGCCGAGAGAGGGCAGAGAGATGCACTGCAGAGCAAGCTGAAATTCTTGGAAGAGGCAATGGCTCACACAGCTAAG GGGAGGCAATACCTCAGCAGAGAAAATTGTAAACTAAGTGAAAAACTGAGCTGGATTAGAGCAGAAAACATCAGGATTTCTGGGGAACTGGAGATCCTGAGATCACAAGACAAACAGCTGAAAGAAAGACTGTCTAAGATGGAGACAGCCCTTGATAAG gcagccCTGCAGTTTGCAGAGTGCCAGGGCAcagtgcagtgccaggagcagcagctgatgcaCCTCAGGCTGCAGCACACTCTGGATATCAAG gagctgcagggcccaGGCTactcctcagctgctgctttgggcaGG ATACTTTCCAAGCTGGGCATTTTCAAGGAAGAACCACTGCAGGATTTAAAGAAGATTCTTCAGGAATTAGCCAGCTCAGACAGTGCCACTCCCTCCGTGGATCTCGGTGGCAATGGGGGCAGAAAATCACCTGTAGCACCCCTGAGGAGTGCAGG GCATCTTTCCTGCTCACACACTGCAGATCTTCAGTCCCAAGATGTTTCCCTGCCCTTCACATCCCCTG GAAGTGCCTCCAtctgctcagcagctccttgtTCCACCTCCTCCCCCAGGAAAGTCTCTTGGgaggagagggacagagcaaaATCTCCAGTGCACTTGCTGTTAACCACTGGCCTTGTCTGCAGGGCCtctccagagcacagagctggaaTGTTGCTCCCACCAGGaatgctggctctgcagggggagcagccacagccccccACACAG TTAGATAATTTAGAGTGgccttttaaattttattttgttgttgttgttattattaacATTTTTCCCCCAGCTTCTCAGCCCATGGAAATTGGCAATCACAGCCCAAGGAGGCTACAGAACAAGATGGAAAGCCTGGAAAACCTGGTGGAATCCTTACAGATAAAAAACCAAG CCACATCACCAGTGCCCAGAACTTGGGAGGTGAAGACAAAGAAAtccaaggaaaaggagaaaaagctcTCCCAAGTGAAGACACCTCTACAGTAG